A segment of the Echinicola strongylocentroti genome:
TCTTCCAATATTTCCCCTCTTCCTGTGGCGATCTTAGGGCTGTTTTCGATAAAAAACGGGCAATCGCTGCCGACCTGTGCGGCATAATCCTCCAAGAACCAGTTCTCCAAGTGGAGGTCAAACATGCTGTTCATCATGGTAAGTGCAAAAGCGGCATCAGCGGAGCCGCCTCCAAGGCCAGCGCCCATGGGGATGGCCTTGTGCAAATGAAAGTGTACATGGGGAAGATCATTAAAATCCTTCCTCATGAGCTTGAACGCTTTAAGGATAAGGTTGTCTTTTTCTTGGCCGGGGATAGGCAGACCGGTACTTTTGAAGCTGGTTTTATCGGCAAAAGTGATTTCCAAGGCGTCCTGAAGAGGGACAGGAACCATGCAAGTAGAGATGTCGTGGTAACCATCTTTTCGTTTTCCGGTGATGGATAAACCTAAGTTGATCTTGGCGTTTGGAAAATGTACCATGGCTTGATTGTTTTTTTATCTAGAATGGGTAAAGATAATAGCAGATGGAGAAAAAGTGTCAACAATAAGAAATAAAGCTCGTCAAAGTAGTTTAGGTAAATGTGTGTTCTGTCTAGAACAATAGATGTGAAACCATGAGAAAGTGCGTATTAATTTTTGCGAAATTTTTAAATTGTCATGAAAATGTTGGGGATTGATGTGAAAAAGGGGCTAAAAGTTGGTTTTACACCTCGATATTCGAGATTTTTTTAACAAAAATTTAATTTTTTTGGAAATCAGAAGAAAATTTCGAAAATTGAAAAAATATTTTTCTAAAAAAGCATAAAAAAGCGCATTACATAAAAAATTGGCCTAAAACTAAAGTGTTTTATTAGGTACGCAATAGTTTAATTTTTAATTCATTTTAAAAAAAGAAATAAAATATTGTAAGTCTCAAAATAGGGTTTTACTTTTGTTAAGCAATTAGAAAAAACGAAGATAAGATACCACTAAACACAAAAAACATGTTAAGAGTAGTCAGCGTCATTAACCTCATTGTCATTCTCATTTTCAACTGTAAATGAGGCGCTAGACTATTGTAAAACATCCATAAAACAATAAAGTGCCTCATATCGTGAGGCACTTTTTTTTATAAAGGAATAACAGAAGATCGTATATATAATGAGTAATTCTAAGAAATATAGTTGGGAAATCAGTGATAATGAGGAGAATCCGGCAGCCATGGCCATGTTATATGCCACGGGCATCACTGATAAAAAGATGAAGCAACCCTTTGTGGGGGTAGCAAGTTGTGGCTATGAAAGTAACCCGTGCAACATGCACTTGAACAGTTTTGCGGAGGATATCAAAGCATCCACAAATGAAGCAGACCTTTCAGGCTTTATTTTTAACACAATAGGTATTTCCGATGGTCAGTCCATGGGAACATCCGGGATGCAATACAGCCTTCCCTCCAGAGAGGTGATAGCAGACTCGATCGAGTCATTCATCTTGGGACATTCTTTTGACGGTGTGGTGACCATTCCTGGATGTGATAAGAACATGCCGGGTGTGGTGATGGGAATGCTTCGCGTAAACCGTCCGGGGATCATGGTCTTTGGCGGGACGATCAGGTCTGGAAACTATAAAGGGGAGAAACTGAACATTGTTTCGGCTTTTGAAGCATACGGTAAGCGGATCAATGGCCAGATTTCCGATGAGGATTATATGGGTGTGATCAAGAATGCCTGCCCAGGTGCTGGCGCATGTGGCGGCATGTACACTGCCAATACCATGTCCTCAGCGATTGAAGCCATGGGGCTGTCCCTGCCTTTCAGCTCATCCTATCCAGCTACTTCCAAAGAAAAGAGAGAAGAATGTAAGAATATAGGCAAATACATCAAGCAGCTATTGGCTTTGGATATCAAACCAAAAGATATCATCACCAAAAAGAGCCTTGAGAATGCCGTGAGAGTTACCGTAGCGCTTGGTGGTAGTACCAATGCTGCACTCCATATTCTGGCGATAGCCAGAACAGCAGAAATTGATTTTACCCTTGAGGACTTTAAGCGAATCAATGCTGAGACACCTGTGTTGGGGGACTTCAAGCCAAGTGGTAAATTCATGATGGAGGATCTTTACGAAATGGGCGGTTTGCCTGCATTCTTGAAGTACTTCCTGAACGAAGGATTGCTTCACGGCGATTGCTTGACCGTTACCGGTAAAACATTGGCCGAGAACCTTGCTGACATAGAGCCGGTAAATCCGTCCAAGGAAAGTGTGATCCACCCGCTGGACAATCCCATCAAAGAATCAGGGCATTTGTGCGTACTTCATGGTAACTTAGCTCCTGAAGGTGCCGTGGCCAAGATTTCCGGTAAAGAAGGAAAGTCCTTCACGGGAACCGCCAAGGTATTTGATGATGAGCCTTCTGCAAATGCAGCCATGAAAAACAAGGAAATCCAAAAAGGTGATGTGGTGGTCATTCGCTATGTCGGACCAAAAGGTGGACCTGGAATGCCAGAAATGTTGAAACCTACTTCCATTATTATCGGTGCAGGCCTAGGTTCGGATGTGGCGCTGATCACAGATGGTAGGTTCTCTGGAGGTACCCATGGTTTTGTAGTAGGACACGTAACGCCCGAGGCGTATGTGGGCGGCCCAATAGGCTTGATCCAGAATGGAGACAAGATTACTATTGATGCCGGAACGATGGAGATCAGGGTGGACGTAAGCGAAGCTGAATTTGCAGAGCGTAAGAAAAACTGGAAAAATAAAGACTTGAGCCATCTTCAAGGCACGTTAAAGAAATATGTCCAATTGGTGTCTACCGCATCTGAGGGTTGTGTTACTGACAAGCAGTGAGACAATAGACCAACCAAGATGAGACCTAAACCTCAAATATAATTTAGTTACACATGAAATCAAGCATGACGTCAACGACACGTAGAGAGGTGACATTATCATGGGAGATGCCATGTGATCTTTACAAATCAATTATAAACACATGAAAGATTCGAGAATCAGAGGAGCTGAGATCGTGATCAAATCCCTGGTAGCTGAAAATTGCGATTACATTTTCGGATACCCAGGAGGTGCTATCATGCCTGTGTATGATGCACTCTATGATTACGCGGACCAAATCAAACATGTACTGACGAGACATGAACAGGGAGCAATCCACGCTGCACAGGGGTATGCACGCGTCTCCGGAAAAGTCGGTGTATGCATGGCTACTTCTGGGCCTGGTGCGACTAACCTGATCACAGGTATAGCCGACGCCCAGATTGATAGCACTCCTCTGGTCTGCATCACTGGCCAAGTAGCCTCGCCGCTGTTAGGTACAGATGCTTTCCAAGAAACCGATGTAGTGGGTTTTTCTATGCCGGGGACCAAGTGGAACATCCAAGTAAGAAAAGCAGCGGATATAGCCCCAGCCATTGCAAAAGGCTTTCATATAGCGAGGTCGGGAAGACCGGGGCCTGTACTGATAGATATTACCAAGGATGCCCAGAATGAATTGTCAGAGTTTAATTATGTACCTTGCTTGGGCATCAGATCTTACCGTCCATATCCTATAGTGAAGGACAGTGAAATCACCGCAGCCGCTGAAGTCATCAATGCCGCCAAAAAACCTTATGTGCTTTTTGGGCAAGGTGTTGTAATCGGTAATGCTGAGGAAGAATTCAAGGCCTTTTTGGACAAGACAGGAATCCCCGCAGCTTGTACCTTGTTAGGGTCAGGAGCACTTTCTGAGGACCATCCACAATATGTAGGTAAGCTCGGAATGCACGGTAACTATGCTCCCAATCTGCTGACCAACCAATGTGACGTACTGATCGCGGTGGGGATGCGTTTTGATGATCGGGTGACCGGTGACCTGAAGCGATATGCCAAGCAGGCCAAAGTGGTCCACCTAGAGCTTGACAATGCAGAGATCGATAAAAACGTGAAGTGTGCAGTGTCTGTACTGGGGGATTGCAAAGAAAGTCTTCCAATGCTGACCGAAAAAGTCAACGAAGGAAAGCACGATGAGTGGTTGGCAGCGTTCAGGACATTGGAAGAAAAAGAGAAAAGTGCAGTGGTATCCCTTGACTTGCTTCCTACCAAAATCGGCCTGACTATGGGGGAAGTAATTCGATATATCAATGACTATAAGAAAGATGACGCTGTATTGGTCACCGATGTAGGACAGCACCAGATGATAGCATGGAGATATTTTAAATATAAAACTACCAGGACACAAGTGACTTCCGGTGGTCTGGGGACCATGGGCTTTAGCTTGCCTGCTGCCCTCGGAGCACAGTTGGCGGATCTAAGTCGACAAGTGGTCTGTGTGGTGGGTGATGGTGGTATCCAGATGACCATTCAGGAGCTGGGTACCATTATGCAGACCAAAGCACCGGTAAAAGTAGTCTTGTTGAACAATGACTTCCTCGGGATGGTACGGCAGTGGCAGCAGCTGTTCTTTGATAAGCGGTATTCGTTCACAGAACTGGACAATCCTGATTTTGTCAAAATTGCTGAAGCCTATAATATGAAGGCCACCAAGGTGACCGAAAGGGAAAATCTAAGTGATACAGTGGCAGAGATGATGATCCATGAAGGTCCTTATTTTCTTGAGGTAGTGGTAGAAAAAGAGGATAATGTATTCCCAATGATTCCGACAGGATGTTCTGTAGAGGAAGTCAGACTGAGCTAAGTGGTCATGACAGGCCTCCCGGATTCCGGGTGCCTGAATGGAGGATAGTCCAAAAACACCAGTTACTTGATACTAGATACTAGATACTAAATTATGAATCGATATACCGTATCCCTTTTTACCGAAAATTTCATTGGTATCCTGAATAGAGTTACCTTGATCTTTACCAGAAGGGGAGTGAATATAGATGCCCTTACCGCTTCGGAGAGTAAGGAAGATGGTGTGCACAGGATCACCATTGAGGTGACCACCACAGAAGATCAGGTCCTCCAGATCGTCAAGCAAACCGAGAAGATCATAGATGTGATCAAGTCGTTTTATTATAAAGATGACGAAGTGGTGTACCAGGAAATTGCCCTGTACAAAATACCGATCAGCAGTCTTGACCCGGGATTGGAGAAAGTGATCAGGCAATACAATGCCCGGATCATATCCGCCGAGAAAGAGTTTGTAGTGATCGAAATGACCGGTCATAAAGAAGACACCAAGGCCTTACTGGAGATTTTGAAGGATTTTAACATCCTCGAATTTGCCAGATCAGGTAGAGTGGCCGTGGCCAAACCAATGGGAACAATTGAACAATATTTGAATAATTAAATTTAGAAACAATGAAACTGAAATTCGGAACAGTTGAAGAAGATGTAGTAACAAGAGAAGAATTCCCTCTTGAGAAAGCCAGAGAAGTACTTAAAGACGAGGTGATTGCCGTACTTGGTTATGGTGTGCAAGGCCCAGGTCAAGCCCTGAACCTTAAGGACAACGGTTTTAATGTCATCGTCGGACAGCGTAAAAACTCCAAAACATGGGACAAGGCTGTCGCTGATGGCTGGGTTCCTGGCGAGACACTTTTTGAGCTTGAAGAAGCTTGTGAAAAAGGCACTATCCTTCAGTTCTTACTTTCTGATGCAGGTCAAATTGCATTGTGGCCAACTGTTAAGAAGCACCTTACTCCAGGGAAAGCCCTTTACTTCTCCCACGGATTTGGGGTGACATACAATGACCAGACAGGTATCGTGCCACCAGAAGACGTGGACGTGATCTTGGTAGCACCTAAAGGTTCTGGTACTTCCTTGAGAAGAATGTTTGTAGAAGGTAGAGGATTGAATTCTTCTTTTGCCATCTATCAGGATGCCACTGGCAAAGCACGAGAAAAAGTCATTGCGCTTGGTATCGGTGTAGGTTCAGGATATTTGTTTGAGACTGACTTCTACAGAGAAGTTACTTCTGACCTTACTGGCGAAAGAGGTACCTTGATGGGAGCTATCCAAGGGATTTTTGCTGCCCAGTACGAAGTGTTGAGGGAAAATGGTCACTCTCCATCTGAAGCATTTAACGAAACAGTGGAAGAATTGACGCAAAGCTTGATGCCACTTGTAGCCGAAAACGGCATGGATTGGATGTATGCCAACTGTTCTACTACTGCCCAAAGAGGTGCCCTTGACTGGTGGAAGCCTTTCAGAGATGCTTCCAAGCCAGTATTTGAGCAACTTTACAAAAGCGTAAAAGATGGCAAAGAAGCTGCTAAATCCATCGAGTCAAACAGTAAAGCAGACTACAGAGAGAAACTGGAAGAAGAACTCAGCGAATTGAGGGATTCTGAAATGTGGAAGGCCGGCGCTACTGTACGTCAGCTGAGACCAGAGAATAACTAATTTTAACTTGACGGAAAGTCTAACACTGGGAATTAAAATAAACTCCTATTGTGTTATGAATTATAGACTTTCCCAAAAGTGTACTTTTGGGAGGAATAGGTAAAAATTGGAGATGTTTTGTACCTGTTCCTCCCGAACTTTATGACGATTGACAACAGAAGCGATGGAAAAGAAAACATTATTTGACAAAGTATGGGACGAACACGTAGTCAAATCCGTTCCGGGTGGGCCTGATGTGTTTTTCATAGATAAGCATTTTATCCATGAAGTCACCAGTCCTGTGGCATTCCTAAACCTTGAAAACCGAGGTAACAACGTGCTCTTTCCTGAGCGCACGGTAGCCACTCCTGATCACAACGTACCGACCATCGATCAGGACAAAACCATTAAAGATAAGCTTTCCCGCATGCAGGTGGAAAAGCTACGCGAAAATTGTAGCAAATACGGAATTGAACTGCACGACCTGGGGACAAACCACCATGGTATCGTGCACGTTATTGGTCCAGAATTGGGGATTACCCAGCCGGGTATGACCATTGTGTGTGGAGATAGCCATACGTCTACGCACGGTGCTTTCGGGGCGATAGCCTTTGGGATAGGTACCAGTGAGGTGGAAATGGTGTTTGCTTCACAATGCATCATGCAGTCCAAGCCCAAGCGTATGCGGATTACCGTAAACGGTGAGCTTGGCAAGGGAGTGACCTCTAAAGATATTATCCTTTACATCATCTCAAAAATCTCTGCCAGCGGTGGTACGGGATATTTTATAGAATACGCAGGTTCGGCCATTCAAAGCCTCAGCATGGAAGCGAGAATGACCATCTGTAACATGAGTATCGAGATGGGTGCAAGGGGTGGACTGATCGCTCCGGATGAGGTAACTTTTAACTACCTTAAAGGAAAAGAGCATGCACCTAAAGGAGAAGATTGGGATAAGGCCTTAGCCTACTGGAAATCCCTGAAAACCGACGAGGGTGCTGAATTTGATTTGGAATATACCTATGATGCCGAGGACATCGAGCCGATGATCACTTATGGTACCAACCCTGGTATGGGCATCAAGATCAAAGATATCATTCCTACCACAGACGGTATGGAAGGCAGCAACAAAAAGACCTACCTGAAGTCATTGGATTACATGGGCTTTCAGCCTGGTGAGCCCATCAAAGGTAAAAAGATTGATTATGTCTTCGTGGGAAGCTGTACCAATGGCCGAATCGAAGATATCCGTGCAGTAGCGGAATTTGTGAAAGGAAAGAGAAAGGCGGACAATATCACAGCGTGGATCGTACCAGGATCTAGAGAGGTGGAAAACCAAGCCATTGAAGAAGGGCTGGTAACTATCCTTGAGGAAGCTGGTTTTAAATTGCGACAGCCTGGATGTTCTGCTTGTCTGGCCATGAACGACGACAAGATTCCTGCTGGTAAATACGCTGTATCTACCTCCAACAGGAACTTTGAAGGTCGTCAGGGACCAGGAGCAAGGACCTTGCTGGCGTCACCATTGACTGTAGCGGCTGTGGCCATTACCGGTGAAGTGGCAGATCCTCGTGAAGTTTAATTAAAAAATCGATCTAAAAATGGCTTACGATAAGTTCAATTTATTAAAAAGTACAGTGGTTCCGTTGCCTACCGAAAATGTGGATACGGACCAGATCATCCCTGCAAGGTTTTTGAAAGCTACCGAAAGGAAAGGTTTCGGAGAAAGCTTGTTCATGGATTGGAGATATGACAGTGATGGGAAGCCCAAAGCTGATTTTGTGCTGAATGACCCTACTTACTCCGGTAAAGTATTGGTAGCTGGCAAAAACTTTGGTTCAGGATCCAGCCGTGAGCATGCTGCTTGGGCGATATATGATTATGGATTTAGATGTGTGGTGTCCAGCTTCTTTGCGGATATCTTTAAAAACAACGCCCTGAATGTTGGTATTCTGCCAGTGACAATTACTCCAGCGTTTTTGGATGAGATTTTTGCGGAAGTGGAGAAAGATGCTTCTACGGAAGTGGAGATAGATATCGCCAAACAGACCATCACTCTTCTTAGTACCGGAAGTTCAGAATCTTTTGATATCAATTCTTACAAGAAACAAAACATGCAAAATGGTTTTGATGATATCGATTACTTGCTGAACATGAAAGATCAGATCGTTGAATTCGAAAAAACGAGAAAATAATAAGTCTAGCAATGTTTATTCAAGCCATGGTAACGTTTACCTTGGCTTGAATACCTTATTCGTCTAGCTATACTTGATTCCTCAATACTAGCTACTATTACATTATGCGTCTTGATAAGAAAATAGAAATCATGGATACCACGCTGCGGGATGGTGAACAGACCTCAGGCGTGTCCTTTTTGCCTTCTGAAAAACTCCAGATAGCTAAACTGCTGCTGGAGGAGCTGAAGGTGGACAGGATAGAGGTGGCATCCGCAAGGGTTTCTGAAGGAGAGCTTGAAGGGGTAAAGAAAATTACGCATTGGGCTGCTGAGAGAGGGTACTTGGACAAGGTAGAAGTGTTGGGTTTTGTGGACACGCCGGCATCGGTGGATTGGCTGACAGAAGCAGGTGCCAAAGTCCTTAACCTCTTGACCAAAGGTTCTCTCAATCACCTCACCCACCAGCTTAAGAAAACTCCAGAGGAGCATTTTGCCGATATCCAAAAGTGCATTGCTTATGCCAACGAGAAGGATATCGCTGTGAATGTCTACTTGGAAGACTGGAGTAGCGGAATGCGCCACTCCAGAGAATATACCTTAAAACTGATTGCATTTTTAGCAGGGCAAAAGGTAGAGAGGGTGATGCTACCGGATACATTGGGGATTTTGAAGCCTGCGGAAGTAGCGGAATTTGTGGGATTGGTAAGCAGTTCTTTTCCTGATGTGCACTTTGACTTTCATGCACATAATGACTATGACCTGTCTGTGGCCAATGTCATGGAGGCCATTACCAATGGGGCTTCTGGCGTCCATACGACTATAAATGGCCTTGGAGAGCGGGCAGGGAATGCTCCACTGGAGAGTATTGTAGCCACTATTACTGATTTTACAGGTGTAAAGCTGAATGTCCAAGAAAATAAAATCTACCGTATCAGTAAGTTGGTAGAGCAGTTTTCGGGACTTCATATTCCTTCCAATAAGCCGGTAGTGGGAGAAAATGTATTCACCCAGACCGCAGGAATACATGCCGATGGGGACAATAAGAAGAATCTTTATTTTAACGATCTCTTACCAGAACGTTTTGGCCGGACCAGAAAGTACGCCTTGGGCAAGACTTCGGGCAAGGCCAATATCCTCAAAAACCTGATGGAGCTGGGTATCGAACTGGAGCCGGAAGAGCTGAGCAAAGTCACCCAAAAGATCATCGAGCTGGGAGATCGTAAGGAACGAGTGACCACGGAGGACCTTCCTTATATCATTTCTGATGTGCTTCAGAACAACTCCATCAAGAAGGACATTAGCATAGAAGGGTACCACATGACGCATTCCAAAGGGCTTAAGCCCACGGTACAGCTGAAATTGAAATTTTATGACGAATTCTATGAGGCTCATGCTTCAGGCAATGGGCAGTTTGACTCATTTATGCTGGCCCTGCAAAGTATCTACAAGTCGCTCAATAAAAAACTTCCCAAGTTGACTGATTTTAGCGTAAGTATACCTCCAGGTGGCAAAACTGATGCCTTTGTGGAAACCGTTATCACCTGGGACTACGGAAGGATCATCAAGACCAAAGGACTGGACAGCGACCAGACTGTGGCTGCCATGATGGCCACAGAAAAAATGCTCAATATCATCGAACAAATCAATACAGGAAATCGAGCAAGACAAGAGCATCTCACGAAGGCTTGATTATCAAGCAAGCGAGATTCAGTGTGACCATAAGAATTATAGTACATTAAAACAAGAAAATAAAAATTTGTATGGAAATGAATATAGCGCTGCTACCAGGTGATGGTATCGGCCCCGAAGTGATCGAACAAGCGGTAAAAGTGGTCAAAGCTGTAGGAAAGAAATTTGGCCATACCATAACTTTTAAAGAAGCCATAGTCGGAGCGGCGGCCATTGATGCTACTGGAAACCCTTACCCTGACGAAACCCACGAGGTATGTCTACAGGCAGATGCGGTATTGTTCGGTGCCATTGGCGATCCAAAATACGATAATGACCCCAAGGCCAAAGTTAGGCCTGAACAAGGGCTGCTGGCCATGAGAAAGAAACTGGGACTTTTTTCCAACGTTCGGCCTACATTTACTTTTCCTTCATTGATCCATAAATCGCCATTGAAGAAAGAGCGAATTGAGGGTACTGATTTGGTGTTCTTGAGAGAGTTGACAGGTGGTATTTACTTTGGAGAGCCGAGAGGCCGTAATGAGCAAGGTACCAAGGCCTTCGATACCAATGTGTACACCAAAGAGGAAATCACCAGATTGGCACGAATGGGCTTTGAGTTTGCCCAAAAGAGAAGAAAATTATTGACCTGTGTGGATAAGGCCAACGTGCTAGCCACTTCCCGCCTGTGGAGAGAAACTGTACAGGAGCTGGAGCCAGAATATCCAGATGTAAAAGTGGAATATGAGTTTGTGGATGCCGTAGCCATGCGACTTGTCCAGTGGCCAAAGGCATATGATGTGTTGATTACCGAAAATCTCTTCGGGGACATCCTTACCGATGAGGCCAGTGTGATCAGCGGATCCATGGGATTGATGCCTTCAGCTTCTCTGGGGACTGATGTGAAGTTGTTTGAGCCGATCCACGGTTCTTATCCGCAGGCAGCTGGAAAAGACATTGCCAATCCATTGGCTACAGTACTTTCTGCTGCGATGATGTTTGAATATGCGTTTGACTTGAAAGACGAAGCGCAGGCCATCACTGATGTGGTGAACCGTTCACTGGCCGAAGGTGTGGTGACCGAAGATATCGCAGAAGAGAGCAAGCCTAGCAAAACCTCTGAAGTAGGTGATTGGCTGGCAGAGCAAATATTGAAGTAAAGGAGATTTAATTGATATGAATAGTGGAAAACGGAACTCATCTTTGGGTTCCGTTTTTTATTGATGGAAGGTTTTTGATGGTGCTTATGCTCGATCATGCGGAAAAGTTGCGGAATTGTGGTTGGTTCTAATAGTACGCTGATGACGCGGATTGATAAGATATGCACTGATTTTTTTATGGAGTTCCCTATTGCTAAAGATAAATACACTGACTAAACGGTATTGAACCCGATGGGTGTAATAGGAATTTTGCTGTTCGGGATTTGAAATCCCGAACCGTAATATATGGGGAATTGAAATTCGGATATGTGAAAAGCTTAGACAGGGATATGGAATTACATTTCCTTATATGTGGTGTTTGAAAGGGGCAAGCTTCGGTTTGTTTTCTGGCATCACTGCACCAAGTGTTGTCTGTTTTTTTACTAACTTCATCTTTATGACCAAAAACCTTATCAACACGATACAGTCACTGATTGACCTTGATGAGACAGGAATCAAGGGACTGAAAGCGATAAGTCAAATTAGGCGGTTTTCCAGTGGGGAGCACTGGATTAGAGAAGGGCAGGTGCCCCGCTCGTTTGGTTTTGTGGACAAGGGGCTGTTTCGGATATATTATGCAGATGCCGATGGTAATGAAGTCACCAAAGGCTTTTTTCAGGAGGGAAGTTTTCCTACCGCTTATACTTCTATGCAGACAGGAAAGCCTTCTTATTTTTTTATTCAAGCATTGGAAGATGCCCAATTAGTAACCATTGATTATGAAAGGTGGTTGGGGATGTACCGCGTCGATCCCGTTTGGAAGGATTTTTTGATTGCCATGCTGACGAAAGGGTACGCCAAAAAAGAAAAGCGGGAAAGGGAACTTTTGCAGCTTTCTGCGGAGGAGAGGTACCGAGGGTTTTTGGAGGAATATCCTGATTTGGAGAAAAGGATCAAGCAACATTTTATTGCCTCCTATCTCGGGATTACTCCTGTGGCGCTTAGTCGCATTAGGAGAAAAA
Coding sequences within it:
- the leuB gene encoding 3-isopropylmalate dehydrogenase, with product MEMNIALLPGDGIGPEVIEQAVKVVKAVGKKFGHTITFKEAIVGAAAIDATGNPYPDETHEVCLQADAVLFGAIGDPKYDNDPKAKVRPEQGLLAMRKKLGLFSNVRPTFTFPSLIHKSPLKKERIEGTDLVFLRELTGGIYFGEPRGRNEQGTKAFDTNVYTKEEITRLARMGFEFAQKRRKLLTCVDKANVLATSRLWRETVQELEPEYPDVKVEYEFVDAVAMRLVQWPKAYDVLITENLFGDILTDEASVISGSMGLMPSASLGTDVKLFEPIHGSYPQAAGKDIANPLATVLSAAMMFEYAFDLKDEAQAITDVVNRSLAEGVVTEDIAEESKPSKTSEVGDWLAEQILK
- a CDS encoding Crp/Fnr family transcriptional regulator → MTKNLINTIQSLIDLDETGIKGLKAISQIRRFSSGEHWIREGQVPRSFGFVDKGLFRIYYADADGNEVTKGFFQEGSFPTAYTSMQTGKPSYFFIQALEDAQLVTIDYERWLGMYRVDPVWKDFLIAMLTKGYAKKEKRERELLQLSAEERYRGFLEEYPDLEKRIKQHFIASYLGITPVALSRIRRKMGLVNLG